The Corallococcus caeni genomic interval GTGCAGCAGCATCAATCGAGCGCACCCAGCCTTCCCGCCAAGAGGTCGTCCAGGAGCGGCACGTCCGCCTCGCAGAACGGCAGCGCCTGCATCTCCGAGGGCGTGTGGAACGCCAGCTGGTGCGCGCCCAGGGGCTTCGGCTCGCCGGACACCAGCGTGGCCCCGTACAGCACCAGCTCCACCGTGAGGTCCGGGTACGTGTGCCGGCCCTCCCACAGGCGGCGGCCCACGGACAGCTCCACGTCCAGCTCCTCGCGGCACTCGCGCGCGAGGGCGGCTTCGTCCGTCTCGCCCGCCTCCACCTTGCCGCCGGGGAACTCCCAGAGGAGCGCGCGGCTGCCGCCGGGGAGGCGCTGCTGGACCAGGTACCGCGGCCCGCCGTCTTCCGGGCCGGGCCGGGGAATCAGCGCGGCCACGACCCGCACCGTCCGGGGCACGGCGCGCGTCACCCGCGCGGCCCCTTCTTCACGTCGTTCATGTCCAGCGAGTACAGGTACGCGTTGTTGGACAGCACGTACACCCGCGAGCCCACGACGAACGGCGGCGCGGAGATGCCCGTGCCCGGGTTCCACGACAGGCGCGTCTTGCCCGTCGTCGGGTCCACGAACAGCAGCGCACGCTCGTTGGGCACCAGGAGCATTCCCCGGG includes:
- a CDS encoding NUDIX domain-containing protein, with product MTRAVPRTVRVVAALIPRPGPEDGGPRYLVQQRLPGGSRALLWEFPGGKVEAGETDEAALARECREELDVELSVGRRLWEGRHTYPDLTVELVLYGATLVSGEPKPLGAHQLAFHTPSEMQALPFCEADVPLLDDLLAGRLGALD